The following is a genomic window from Cryptococcus decagattii chromosome 2, complete sequence.
GCCCCCATACTATGTGTGGCATCTGGATGGAGTAAATAGACCAAATGACGATAAACGTCCCTTCTGCATTGATAAAATGAATATTATCATTCGCATCTGATGATAAGGCGAATAGCGACAAACTTAAGGGGCATGATCCCCACCAGGTATTTAACAAAGCATCCAGATGAGACCCATATATTGATCGCAGGTGAAGAGGTGTTGTAGGCtgtcttcatctcttcctttcttcctcctcttctcttaAAGCTTCTTCAACAATCTTCACTGCTCTCCCAACCTCCTCAAATGTGTTATACAGCACGACAGGACTAAGCCTAATGACACTTGGTCGCCTTTCGTCACCCACTAGTCCCATTCTCAGCATTCTGTCGAAAACCTTTGGCATCACATGTTCTTCCTCGGGCATTATCACTAAGGACAGCTGAGTTCCGCGATAAGGGGCAGCTGGTGTGATGATTTTAAAACCGATCTTCCCTTTTGGGTCCGCAGGATGAACATAGTATCGTGAAGCTTTGAGAAGGGCCTCAAGTGAACCAGTGAGCCGGCGGCCTTTTTCAACCATATTAGAGAACCCCGCAGCTTCAATGAGCTGAAGAGTTGCTAGGAGAGGGATAGACGAGAGTACCGGGGTGCAAGAATGCTGATATCCTTTGGCACCTAGTGTGGGTTGGAAGTTAGGGGACATGTGGAAACGTGTGCTGGCATCGTTGCCCCACCAGCCAGCAAGGCTAAGGGGTATTAGAAAGGAGAACTAGTGTGAGATAAATCTGGACATACCGACGGCCACCGTCGTCCAATCCTGAGCGAATGTAAAATCCTCCAATAGCTGCAGGACCTGCGTTTAAGTACCTAAAGCACAATGTGAGATTAAACGAGAGGGAGCTATTTAGACATACTTGTATGTGCACCAGACGGCAAAGTCGACATTCCACTCGTTTAGTTTGCATTCGACATTGCCAATGCCATGCGCCATATCAAGCCCTAAGAGAGCACCGATTTCATGAACTTTCGGcgagatggaagaaatgTCGAACAGCTGTCCCGTATAGTATTGGACTACAGGCAACCAGACTATGGCAATCTGGTCATCAAGAATCAGTGAGTGGGTTCAATATGCACGTAGCGGCTGTGCTTACTGAGTCCTTATTATCATCTACCACTTTAAGAATGTCTTCAGTCCGGAGAGTGTCTTCGCCTTCACGTGGCACCAATGCTATAATAGCATTGTCAATCTGCTCGGGACTGAGGACTTTGTCATGCAGTCTCGGATGGGAATGAACCGCATACTACGAAGATATCAATCACGAGTTCGGAGAATCATGCTTCAGTACTCACCCAATCGCTCGGGAAACTTCCCTTCTCAATCATTATTTTCCATCTTTTTTCTGTGGGACGATAGAAGCTGGTAAAAAGATTGTGCATATTGCTCGTGAGTGTTGATGTGTGCGCaatttcctcttctcgagCTCCGACCAGTTTCGCAAGATGAGGAGTAAGAGGTTCATCTACATGTTTCCATGGCCGTTGGTAAGGGTGCTTGAAGTGGCCAGTGACAGAGCTAATTCATTGCACATCAGCTTGATACCAGCTTCATGGCACGAAAGTGTGGAACCAACCTAGTGGACCAGACATCGAGTTCTTCCATAATATGCTGTCGGGCTTTCTTACTGAGCAGACCCAGAGAATTGCCGCAGAAGTAAATTGCCTTTCCATCTGGTCTATTTTGAGCACTATGCGTGCAAATGGAAGTCTAGCATCTTCACCTACCTGCTTCACCTCCACAAGCTTTGCTGTTTGGGATCTCAAATTCTCCTCGAGTCCAGTTGAGAGCATCTTCCTGGTCCCACTTGACCAGCTCCTCTTTGGTTGGTATGTCACTGGACATATTCAAAGTTCAACGGTTTTACCTTGGACCCTGGCGTATATATGTCTCTTTATAATGATTCCCAGTCAGCTCCGTGCTTAACTCCTCGTCCTTACTTTGTCCGACTCACGCAAGACACAGCAGTGATAATTACGAGTAATAATGTTAAACCCGCTTTCAAAGTATTACGTAACATTCCTTTTTGATCGCATGACCGAGGCTCCGGAGTAGCAACAACGCGCAGGTCAGCATCCCAATTACATGGAAATTGCTAATGGACAACAATAAACAGATAGATAGCCTACGACCAAGGATCAACGGCCGGAAGCCTAACCTAGCTAAAATTAGACCTCCAACGCCGGAACGAACGTCAAACTATGTCCGAAACAGATCTCAAACCTGGTCAGAATTTGGcccatcttcttccgccttCTTGGAGTGCTGAAGTGCAAAGATGGTTTGCCGAAGATACTCCATCATTCGATTGGGCTGGCTTCGTTGtgggtgaagaggagcaagAAGCAATACTCTGGGGCAAAAGCGGTGTGAGTAGGTCTGTGCTGTCCCATGATTTAGGTTCTGACAAGTGCTCCGCAGGGTGTGCTCGCCGGTGTGCCTTTTTTCGATGAAGTATTCAAGCATGTTGACTGCACGTGGGTCGTTCTACTTGATGAAGAGGTACTTGCCTGACCCCTGTGAAACCAGTGTGGAATGGCTCATGCCTGAGGGATCCGTTGTGCCGTCTGACGGCAAGACTAAGGTCGCCATTGTTCGAGGCAAAGCTCGGCAGCTTCTGTTGGGTGAGCGAGTTGCGCTAAACACATTGGCTAGGTGCAGTGGGATTGCAACCGTGTGAGCTTAGCCACTGCATTGTGCTACAGATCAATCAATACCTAACACGCATTTAAACAGATCAAGGAGGTTCCGCGATTTGGCAAGGGCGGAGGGTTGGAAGGGCGTCGTCGCCGGCACTAGGAAGACTACCCCAGGCTTCAGGCTGGTCGAGAAGTATGGAATGATGGTCGGTGGCGTAGACCCTCATCGACATGATTTGTCATCGATGGTCATGCTTAAAGACAATCATATCTGGGCAACTGGTCAGTATCTATTGTTTCCCAATTGTTCTGGGCCTCATTGTAGATTTGTTCAGGTTCAATCACTTCTGCTATCCAAGCTGTCCGCCGAGTTGCTggcttttcccttcttgtTAACGTCGAGTGCCAGGATTTCACAGAAGCGGATGAGGCCGTTACTGCAGGAGCTAATATCGTAATGTTGGACAACATGGTTGGGGAAGATTTACACTCTGCGGCGAGGCGACTCAAAGAGAAATGGCAGGGTAAGCGGGAATTTTTGATCGAAACCAGTGGTGGTATCGTAGAAGGCAGTCTGACTGGTCGGGTGGGACCTGGTGAGTTTATACCGTTAAAGGTTCGCCCCTGGCTGATTATCTGTCGACTTTAGACATCGATATCCTATCAACATCAGCGGTACACCAGAGCTGCCCTCATGTGGACTTTTCGCTCAAGATTCAGCCTAGAAAGAGGTCTTAAGCCTTTTGTTGCATCATAGCCAAACCTAATCTTACAATACCTAATGCAACATTGCAACAGTAGAGATGACAGGCGCATCTGACACATCAAATTGCTCGGAACCTGAAACCGGCTTGCGCCTGGACATGGTCGACATGTTATTACTCTGAGAAATTGACGGTATAAATCAAAAGGCAATCGAGCGATCGTGCCTATCATTGATATTAGAGTACAAGAAAGCAGCCAGGAAAATTCGTGATGATTGTTGCTGGTAGTACATGTGAATGAAGATGCTAGGTATCATGAGAATGTCGGTTGCAAAGATGAAAGCAGGAATGGGATCAAGGCTGATCGTGAAAAATCAGCAGAGAGAAAAACCGCGTGGCTCCGCGTTCAGTTAGCTCACAGAGCTACTTGACCAATCACTATTTCCCACCGTTCGGCGTTAAGGGACTAATAGGTGCAGGTCGAGGGTAAGGGGTGTCTCCCGGACGTAAATCGGAGATAACGGATGAGCCTGACCAAGGCATAGTAATGCGGGTGCTGAGCCCTGGTCAGGACTTCGCGTGCTAACCTGGAGCAGGAAGACTACTCACAAAGGAGAAACTGAAACCTTGAAGGATTGTGTCTTAAGATTTCGATGATTCCTAAGGCACCTATAATATGAATTGGAAATGGATGCTGGCGAATTATATGGTAGACGGGATGGGGGATAAAGAAGACAAGGTGGGATAAATTGAGTAACGAACTAGTTATATGGCTTCAGTAGACGTCTGTGAGAGAATGATTATTTGTTGCCTGAAGAGTGTTGTCTGATTTGAGTGTGAGGTAAGTAGAGATGGCCCGAAATGGAAAGGCGCCATAGAGTGTTTCAGAGCCTTTTTATGTAGGACGTGCGAAAGGAATAGCTGTTTGTCGAACGGACTCCGGAAGAAGTTCAGGAAGGTTATCGACAGCTTCTTAACTACTTCAGtatttcttcttcttcagtaCATGGACCCGTATGTTTTACTGTATACACTTTGTCGCAAACTCTACCCACCTTTTGCAGGGGCAAAAAGACCCCCCCTGCAAACTTGAATGAGTGTTTCGTGGTGTTTTCGGCAGCGCGCCATACCAGCAATCCAACAACAGGCGAGTCAGCGAGATACCGTCTCTGTTCGCTTCAGAAGGCAGTTGCTGCTGTTACTGTTATTCCATTCATGCATGACGATGATAATTATCCTCGAAGCATAACTCCTTTAACTATATTTTGATTTGGAAACATGGATGTGAATGAATTCTCGTAGAAAACGCCTCCTTGACTTCTGACAAGCTTTTACCACCTTGTTGCAGGGTTATTGCCACCGTGCTATAACGAACGTTCCAAACAAAGCTCAAAGGATCCCTCTAATAACAGGCTGTTGTGAGAGTCTAGCAATGAAGAAACCATAATATTTTTGCTTCGTCCGTCCATTGCGGCCTCGGCAGTCAACGAACGGTCTCTCGCTGGATCTTCATGACTGATGACCTCATGCCTCGCTTCGCATTGCAGAACACAATAATAGTCACATAGTTCGTGCGCGGACCGCGCATAAACACATGGCAGCTGAGTCCGTTCTCGCCTGTTCTTAGACAGAACAGATGTCACCGACTGTTGCAATCCGTAAATGTGCTGTTACAGCTGTTGCAAGTCAACGTATTACTACGATGCTACACTGCATACTCATGGCAGTACAAGTGCTTATAGATTATTACACTTACTCGTACATAATACATTAACGGGAATAATTTCGAGAACTCTTTCAGCTATGGAAAAAGAACTCAGTAGAAATTGTAGCCGTACTATCAGAAAAGGCTATGATAGCCGCAAACTCCTTTTAAATTTTGAGTATATCCTGCATCCCAAATATCCCCTTGTCTCCTGTGTACGTTATACCAATACATGTCATTATAGCATTGCAAGTATCATCCAATAAACTCCATGTGCCTTGCCTCCGCCGTCTACAAAGCCTCCGTCGCTTAGACCCTCTCATCGTCCGACAAAGTGCCAGTCTTTTGCTCCTTGGGGGCAGCAATTGCCACACCGGAGTCCCTAACAAAATGTTCTTGATCTTCCTGTGACAAGTCCTCAAGGCTTTGATTCTAGCGCAAGAAGTTAGTAATGCATTGAGTCTTGGCATTCCTGTACTCACCTTAGTCTCGGGAAGAAGTAATGTGCTGAAAATACCGGTAAGCATGAACAAAGCGAAGATCTCCAAGATGTGCTTGAGGAATTTGTTCTTGCCACCAATGTTGATAAGCCTGGAAAATCCGACCTGCGCAACGATGGCGCCCAGCTTGCCTGAGGCGGCGGAGATACCATGGGCAGTTGATCGGTAACGAGTAGGGAACACTTCTCCGGGAACAATAAAAGTAGTAGAGTTGGGACCGAAATTCTGATATATCATTGTCAGTATAATGTTGGAAGCTTCAAGGACACAAACCTACTTGGAAAAAGTTTGCCATGCAGTAGAGGAAGACAAAGGCTTTCTTTCCGGAGTCGGTAGAAAGCATTTTATCGTAACCGAAGCCCATACAGACAAAGATGATTGTGAGAAGTATGAATCCCATCAACTGGATAGGCTTTCGACCCCATGAGTCCACAAATGCCATCGTGAAATAGTATCCAGGCTACGGTTCATGTCAGCTATGTGTCTCACTAGACGTGCTTGACTCACAAGTAGTCCGCCAACAGACAAAATGATATTACCGACAGCAACATTGTATAATGTTTGGTAGATGTTTTCTTGTTTCGTTGGAAGGTTGGTAGAAGAACCAAAGCCGATAGTTGACAAAATAGTAGATGAGTTCAGTCCTAGTCGAATGGATTTCATTAGCAATGTAGAGTGCAAAGAGATGTCGCCTTACCTAGTCCATAGAACGCAATGTCCAAGGCAAACCATGACCAAGCAGTACCAAGTAAGACCTTGCCGTTCTTCCATTGCCCGAAATGACGAGCGAAATCAGACCATGAAGCCTTAGGGAGCTCGGCACGATCATTGATTTGTACTGAGTCCGCAACGTATTCACCTGTGGCAATGTACGCGTCGACATCTTGAGAAGCCTGTTTGATGTTTCGCTCAACATCCATTGTGTAACGAGGAGTTTCGGGAATAGTCAATCGGAAATAAAGGGCGATTACAGCGGGAACACAGCCGATACCTATGATCAGACGCCAAGCTTGGTCGACAGCTTTTAAGTCATCAAGCGGCTGGGACTTGATAGAGCTCTGATAGgcagcaacaacaatgACTGCAACGATAGCGCAAGCGACTAAGCAAAGTTATTAGCGATGGAAAAACTAGACAGATCGATTGTGTTCACAGTTTCCCCAGCCTTGAGCTGAGAAGACAGCAGCCATCATTCTTCCTCGAATTTTACGGGCGGCGAACTCGGAAGTGATGACAGAAGAAACCGGATAATCACCGCCAATCCCAATACCTAAATAGAAATCAGCACATACTGGGTGAGGAAGTAATGCAGCCGATTCACCCATAATAAATCGCCACATAATCAATACACCGTAAATATTGACGCCTGGAGCATGGCCAGCGACCGCCTGACCGAGAGTACCAACAATGATGACCATCTAAAGTTGGGGTTAGACTTTGTAAAGCAGTCGCACACGACCTTACCAATTCAACACCATACATCCTTTTTCTGCCAATATGATCGGCAAGATAACCAAAGGCAAGCTGACCGAAGAAAGTACCAATAGAGTGGGCAACTTTGATACCCAAATCCTGATTAGAGGTGTTAGAGCCACCGTTGTGGTAAACGTAGCCAATCATGGTGGCCGCaatggaaatggaaaagATGTCATAAGCATCGGTGAAAAATCCGACACCTGATGAAGAATCAGCGAAGAAAGATCCCAAGGTTTCGGAAAACTCACCAGCAACTACACAGGCCTTGGCGTGGAACCAGGAGAATTTGGCTTCATCAATTTCAGCAAGAGCAGCACGTCGTCTTTCGCCGGCAGACATCGAGACATTGGCTTGCGTCTTTTCAACCTCGAACTGGCTCGACattgttgatgatgaccAGTTGGTTCTTTTTTGTGAAAGGAGCTTTTGAGGTTGGAGGGATATGAAGGAttatttcttcttcattaAACCAGGAGCTGGTTAAGTACTTTTCTTTCTGTAATGCAGGAGCACGGAGTACACGGTGAGTGAAGATGTCTGATGTCTAAAAATATTTTAATAGCTTATAGCACGTTCTTGGCATTGCCAAATTGTCGTGCGACTGAGGGAGTAATATCTGTCTTGTGCAGGTCAAATCAGTTCAAATGAATCAATagaatgggaaggataAGTTTAATTGAAATATGAACGTGTGGCCTGGCAAATCAAAATGACCCAATCACGAGTCTGTATTTGATCGCAAGACCTGCCGTACACGGAGGTAGATTAGGCAACAGGCAATAGACATGCTGGAGCAGAGGAGCAAAGCAAGGCACGAAAATGCAGGGAAAGCTATCAAAGAATGAGAATGAGTGAGGAGATCGACAAAAAGACGGAAGACAGTAAACGTCGGTCGCACGTTCGTGGCCTTGCCGTGTCtatcttctttttgttACGTAATAATAACATTATCCGTCAATGTAGCTTGACAAAAAACCGCATAGACTGTAGCGAACGTTATGCTTAGAATTGGGCTATACGTAGGGAACCGTATCATTAATCCTGTAAGACCGGATACTCTACTTCCGGATGCATGAAATAATGGTCATTTGAAAATGGTCGAAAATGGCCAAACTCGACGCTGCACCCAAACGTTCGTTGCAAAAGGCGACGAAAGATGGACACCCCAGAACCTTCGGGCATCGCTAGAAACCGGCCAACGTTCGTAAAAAAGGATTATTGCATGTGTCGAGCCTACAAATGACTATGGATTTAGCCCAACATGTGAAGCCAGTCGGCACCTGATGTCTTGGCAATGCTATAGACAAATTATTTATTGCTAGGGGCGATGCACATGAATGAAGTAAGAAGAAGCGCAGAAAAGGCGACAAAAGGCTTGCGGCGTCTGAAATAGCTAATATTATGTATTATCTTCGTTCTATACCTGCTCTATTATGTTTGTACTTCGTCGTACTTCTTTCGTGCATTTATTAACTAGACCGCATAGCAACACAGCTCCCAAGAAGCGTGCTGATCAATTGGAAGTACCAGGTATGGTATTAATAATGGGCTACAACAGTACTGATGCGCACCCCAGGACGCATTCTACGCTACGTTATATTACCGTCGCACTTATTGATCTTGCAAAGATACTTGTCCAGTCCTTTTGTAAGGTCTACATCAGTATTGTTTATTACAGCCGAATGCGCCAAGCTTTAACATAGAGTGCAAATTAGTTGGCGAAAGCAGTTGCCtgatcatcatcaccagTTATGTTGAGCGCTGATGACCGTTAAGTGACTTATTTATTCCAGAAGTGGAAACGAGTTGTATCTAGGGTTGATTGAAGCTGCACTACTGCCTTGTTGGCGAGTGATGCGGACGCAAGTTGCAAGTTTGGAGGTTGTTTGTGTTTGAAATATCTGTGAATTGAATAAGGACGCCAGCAAAATTGTTAATATATTAATTATCCATCAACTGAGCATAATAGCTTTCAGTTTTGTATACAGCACTTCTTTCTGCTTGGAAACCGCTATTTTCTCCGCCAATATGGGCAAAGGACCGTATTGAACGCCAACTGCTCCTCTTACAAAATAACAAGACCAGCGATACCAAAAGCCAGACTAAGGGCGCTCAATCCTACAACCTCCTTGACAGCCCCGCTAGTAGCACCAGAAGAACTGGTAGATGCGGCACTGGTTGCACTAGCACTGCTACTTGATGTGGAGCTAGCATTGGAAGCCTTGGAAGCATCGTTGGTACAAGTTTCATTGGAGGGAACCTCATAGCCCTCAATAAGCACAAGATCAGAGCATTGGTAGAGGTTTCCATCCCCCTGGGTAGATCATCAGTTTTCAATTATTTATATGACAGACCCGTGACTCACTCCGTTATATTGAACTTGCAAAGTGACTTCGGAACCATTGGTGAGACCTATGTTGAGACCTCCGAGGTCGATATTGAAACACTTTTCACCCTGCGCAATTTGGAAGATGCTACTGGCAAGAGGGATACTGGTACCATTACTGGTAGTGTTGAAGTCGTTAAAAGATGTAGGGTTGGAGTtggtggagatgaaggCAACAACAGTAGCGAGAGTGTGGTGGGAGTCGATTTGGACTTCTCAATGGTTAGTACGAGTCATGTGACAAGAACAGGGACACGTGAGCGTACCAGGGCCAGAACCGAGGGGGAATGGCTGCCTAGTTTCAACAGTATTGAAACCACCACAAAATTGACCTTCAATGTCGTCTTGGAACCCACGGGATTGCTAGAGAACGCACAGTAAGCACAAGGTCTTCCTGTATCACAACTTGAAATTGATTATTACTCACAGGGTAGTCAAGGGTGAAGTGAGCGAGCGCTGTGGACGCGATCAAAGAAGTAACAAGAATAGACTTTAGAGCGAACATGGCGGAAATGTTAGGGACCGTTGAAGGGGTGTTGTCAGAAACGACGGATggggagagaaaaaggtTTGAATTATATATTTTTCAAGACGCTTACTCGTAAGGTGCCAAGAGACGCATTATGTACGTATTCGATCGTTGACAGCGGAAACTCGCGAGAAATTATTCCGCTGATCCGCTGATAATTGGTTATCATTGGCTAGACGAGCGGTGCCTGAACGGCCTCCACACGAGCCATTTCTTCGACGATGAGCCATTACCATTACCATCTATTGCTGGATAGATTAGATAAGAAATAGTGAACAAGTCGGCAATTCTTCTACTAAATTATTATACGACTTATGCTTAGATCATTAATCCCCAGGATGGATTTGGATGCGACTTTCTAAGCATCCCTACAAGAAGCAAGTTTATACCAGCACCACTCCATGTTTCTGGCACTTATTTGTAAATGTGAAGGAAAATTCAGTTTTGAAATGAACGAAAATGGCTCATTATTTTTGTTTTATGCGGGATATCGTTCTTCACATACGCACAATCCATTAGGACAGAAAAAATATAGCCGACTGCTCCTCTATGTCAAGGAATTCGGCTAAACAGTCCTTCAAGGTCTTAAGTATCTTACATTAGCTGCTTGTTAATTTTGATTGTTTACATCTTCGAAATTTCGAacagaagagaagaaaagaaaagtcAAACGAGGAGTAGATGATAAAAATACAGTTTTTTGTACATGGATCTCTCTAGCATCGGGATCAAGGCCCGTTCCTAGGAGAGTTAGTATTGTAGAAGTATTGTGGTCGTGCCCCCTCTTCTCTTGTTTCAATCCCATTCCGCACATCCTTGGCTAGTGGATTaattttatatataatacGTACGTACGTCGTGAGGAAGCACTAATAGAACTGTTACAATCAAAACGGCGTAGACGAAACAAATTACGTAATATAAAAGGATGACAAAAGGTTACATAATGGTGCAAAAATGTCAGGCGTAATACTGCTACGTATGGGTTGTTGTGCTAGAGCTTTATAgttcctttttttccttctcacTTCTTCACCAGTAGACGACGCTCGAAGCGTCCATTTTCTCCCAACCTCTAACTTCAGGTGCATACTGCCACGCTTCAATCACCGCTGTCGCACGAGACCCTCCTCAAGATACCTTCCAAGAGACTAGTCCCGAAGGCATTTGGGCTCGGTCGAACTTTACCTCCCTATCAAccctctgcttcttccgTGTCTGCTTCCAAGTGGACCGTTCCCCGTATTGGGAGCAAGTTCAAACAGATACAGCTTCCGAGTGCACATAATTGTTTCCTCAGACCCGTTTCTAGCGTCCAGTCGTACGAACAACAGGTAGAGCCCCTCAGGAAGTCATTCCCGACAGAGGATTTGCTGAGAGAACTCCGAACACGATTATTGAAATCCATTTTGATAGTGACTTACACCATGTCTCAGCCTGCCTCTGGTGAAGCATCGGTACCTTCGCCCACCCAATCTTTCGCAGAATATCTACCTTTTTTGACTGCCGCTCTCGACCGTCTCACCACCAATGCCGCCTCTCTCCCCGACAAGACAGATCTAGATTTCCACCGAAGTCTCGATAGAAGGTTCAGCAAGGATCTGGAGAAGACAAGCGAGAGGCTACTGGGTATGACTGAGAGGATACTGGATCTTGTCGAGAAAAGTCAAAAAGAAGCCAGGCAGGGTAGAGATAAAGGGAAAACAGCAAAAGTAGAGATAAGACGGAGGAAATTGGAAGACCAAGATGACATAATAGATGGATACAGAGGTGCGGTACAGGGCATAGTGGATGGCTTGCTTGAAGACGCGGTACGTCGAAGTTCCACACATTTTCCTTGCTGTTCTAATGCCTCATAAGGATATCAAACTTGATGAATTGAGAGGTGACAAGGGAAAAACGGCTATTACGGTCAAGCCATCCCTGGCTGCCCAAGCTGGTAAAAAAGTCAGTGAATCGCATTATGCCCTTATTTGTTATGCTCACCTTACATTGCAGATTCCCGGCCCGTTCGTTGAACGTCTGCCAGCAAACATCATCCATGCGTCTGATCTTACCAAACCTCAGCTTCTATTCCATGACGCCCCTGACAATGCTCGGACATCTGAATCCTGGAAGCCGTCTTTAACAACCAAGCCACATGCTATGGTCCCTCTGGGATTCAAGGCACCTCTCGATTATGAGCTGACctcggaagaagagatggacCCGTCAAAGGCAGCTCTAAGGCGGGAGAAAGAGATTCGCGCCCGAACACATCCATATTATTACGAAACTAAACATTTACCATATCCTACCTCATTGTTTATTGATTCAAAACCTGTACCCCCTCAGAGCTTCGATGAGACGCCTTTCGAGTTTGTCGATACGCCGGAGAAATTTCACCGAATGGTCG
Proteins encoded in this region:
- a CDS encoding kynureninase; amino-acid sequence: MSSDIPTKEELVKWDQEDALNWTRGEFEIPNSKACGGEADGKAIYFCGNSLGLLSKKARQHIMEELDVWSTSSVTGHFKHPYQRPWKHVDEPLTPHLAKLVGAREEEIAHTSTLTSNMHNLFTSFYRPTEKRWKIMIEKGSFPSDWYAVHSHPRLHDKVLSPEQIDNAIIALVPREGEDTLRTEDILKVVDDNKDSIAIVWLPVVQYYTGQLFDISSISPKVHEIGALLGLDMAHGIGNVECKLNEWNVDFAVWCTYKYLNAGPAAIGGFYIRSGLDDGGRRLAGWWGNDASTRFHMSPNFQPTLGAKGYQHSCTPVLSSIPLLATLQLIEAAGFSNMVEKGRRLTGSLEALLKASRYYVHPADPKGKIGFKIITPAAPYRGTQLSLVIMPEEEHVMPKVFDRMLRMGLVGDERRPSVIRLSPVVLYNTFEEVGRAVKIVEEALREEEEERKR
- a CDS encoding nicotinate-nucleotide diphosphorylase (carboxylating); this translates as MSETDLKPGQNLAHLLPPSWSAEVQRWFAEDTPSFDWAGFVVGEEEQEAILWGKSGGVLAGVPFFDEVFKHVDCTVEWLMPEGSVVPSDGKTKVAIVRGKARQLLLGERVALNTLARCSGIATVSRRFRDLARAEGWKGVVAGTRKTTPGFRLVEKYGMMVGGVDPHRHDLSSMVMLKDNHIWATGSITSAIQAVRRVAGFSLLVNVECQDFTEADEAVTAGANIVMLDNMVGEDLHSAARRLKEKWQGKREFLIETSGGIVEGSLTGRVGPDIDILSTSAVHQSCPHVDFSLKIQPRKRS
- a CDS encoding phosphate:H+ symporter, translated to MSSQFEVEKTQANVSMSAGERRRAALAEIDEAKFSWFHAKACVVAGVGFFTDAYDIFSISIAATMIGYVYHNGGSNTSNQDLGIKVAHSIGTFFGQLAFGYLADHIGRKRMYGVELMVIIVGTLGQAVAGHAPGVNIYGVLIMWRFIMGIGIGGDYPVSSVITSEFAARKIRGRMMAAVFSAQGWGNFACAIVAVIVVAAYQSSIKSQPLDDLKAVDQAWRLIIGIGCVPAVIALYFRLTIPETPRYTMDVERNIKQASQDVDAYIATGEYVADSVQINDRAELPKASWSDFARHFGQWKNGKVLLGTAWSWFALDIAFYGLGLNSSTILSTIGFGSSTNLPTKQENIYQTLYNVAVGNIILSVGGLLPGYYFTMAFVDSWGRKPIQLMGFILLTIIFVCMGFGYDKMLSTDSGKKAFVFLYCMANFFQNFGPNSTTFIVPGEVFPTRYRSTAHGISAASGKLGAIVAQVGFSRLINIGGKNKFLKHILEIFALFMLTGIFSTLLLPETKNQSLEDLSQEDQEHFVRDSGVAIAAPKEQKTGTLSDDERV